A genomic region of Candidatus Zixiibacteriota bacterium contains the following coding sequences:
- a CDS encoding HD domain-containing protein, with protein MITIEDLKQNEKVQTLIAKADKVLGEIGYTEHGQRHASLSANISYNIMIRLKKPEKDAQLAAIAAYLHDIGNVINRDYHAQTGALLAYQVLLDMGMPVSDVMDVVAAIGNHDEKDGQPVSDICAAAILADKSDVHSSRVRNLEMIKQDIHDRVNYAAKSSFLRVDEEKKTISLEIKIDTSISQVMEYFEIFLSRMMVCRRAAEYLKMRFELEINGQRLL; from the coding sequence ATGATAACTATCGAAGATTTAAAGCAGAATGAAAAAGTTCAAACTCTGATCGCCAAGGCGGATAAGGTCTTGGGCGAAATCGGGTACACTGAGCATGGCCAGAGGCATGCCAGTTTATCAGCTAACATCTCCTATAACATTATGATTCGCCTGAAGAAACCCGAAAAAGATGCTCAGTTGGCCGCAATTGCCGCCTATCTGCACGACATTGGAAATGTAATCAACCGGGATTATCATGCCCAGACCGGAGCGCTTCTGGCTTATCAAGTACTTTTAGATATGGGCATGCCTGTATCTGATGTGATGGACGTTGTAGCAGCCATTGGCAATCATGATGAAAAGGATGGTCAGCCGGTAAGCGATATCTGTGCAGCGGCTATCTTGGCTGACAAATCGGACGTGCACAGCTCGCGGGTGAGAAACTTGGAGATGATCAAGCAGGATATTCATGACCGGGTAAATTATGCAGCTAAAAGCTCTTTTTTGCGAGTAGACGAGGAGAAAAAAACTATCTCTCTGGAGATAAAAATCGACACCTCCATCTCCCAGGTGATGGAGTATTTTGAGATCTTCTTGTCGCGGATGATGGTCTGTCGCCGAGCTGCAGAATATCTGAAGATGAGATTTGAACTGGAGATAAACGGACAGAGATTGCTCTAA
- the purM gene encoding phosphoribosylformylglycinamidine cyclo-ligase produces the protein MKKKISYKTSGVDIVRADLAKKRIKNLVRTTFSKNVLTDIGSFGGFYALIKKDYHDPVLVSSADGVGTKLKIAFQMNKHDTVGEDLVNHCVNDILVHGARPLFFLDYIATGKLYPTVIEQIVKGLVRGCSKNNCSLIGGETAEMPDFYEPEEYDLAGFIVGIIEKKKIIDGSKISPGDLLLGLGSNGLHTNGYSLARKVLFSVKGYKAGDYVKKLKNQLGKELLKIHRSYAKPIFKVLKKHRIKGMAHITGGGIPGNLIRILPEGCQARIDVSSWRIPRIFDFIQKAGNIESEEMFKVFNMGIGLILVVPKGDAEKIKRKLQIYGEKVFLIGEIVSGEKGVRLINL, from the coding sequence ATGAAAAAGAAAATCAGTTACAAGACCTCCGGCGTGGACATAGTCCGGGCTGATTTAGCCAAGAAAAGGATAAAAAACTTGGTCCGAACGACTTTCAGCAAAAATGTTCTTACCGACATCGGCAGTTTCGGAGGATTCTATGCTCTGATTAAAAAAGATTATCATGACCCGGTCCTGGTTTCAAGCGCGGACGGCGTGGGAACGAAACTTAAGATCGCCTTCCAGATGAACAAGCACGATACGGTGGGAGAGGATTTAGTTAATCATTGTGTTAATGATATTCTGGTTCACGGTGCCAGGCCCCTGTTCTTTTTGGATTATATCGCAACTGGTAAACTTTACCCGACAGTTATAGAACAGATTGTCAAGGGGCTGGTTCGGGGCTGTTCAAAAAATAATTGTTCCCTGATAGGCGGTGAAACCGCGGAGATGCCGGATTTCTATGAACCGGAAGAATATGATTTAGCCGGGTTTATCGTCGGGATAATCGAAAAGAAAAAAATAATCGACGGCTCAAAAATATCACCCGGGGACCTCCTTTTGGGCTTAGGCTCGAATGGACTGCACACTAATGGCTACTCTTTAGCGCGCAAAGTCTTATTTAGTGTCAAAGGATATAAAGCCGGTGACTACGTAAAAAAACTTAAGAATCAATTGGGAAAAGAGCTTTTGAAAATCCACCGGTCCTATGCCAAGCCGATTTTCAAAGTCCTGAAAAAACATCGAATCAAGGGTATGGCACATATCACCGGCGGAGGGATTCCAGGCAATCTCATAAGGATATTGCCAGAGGGATGCCAGGCAAGGATAGATGTTTCATCCTGGAGAATACCACGGATTTTTGATTTCATCCAGAAAGCAGGCAACATAGAATCTGAAGAGATGTTCAAGGTTTTCAATATGGGCATTGGCCTGATTTTAGTCGTACCAAAAGGGGATGCTGAAAAGATAAAAAGGAAGTTACAGATATATGGAGAAAAGGTTTTCCTCATAGGCGAGATAGTTTCAGGGGAAAAGGGAGTCAGGTTAATTAATCTCTAA
- the gpmI gene encoding 2,3-bisphosphoglycerate-independent phosphoglycerate mutase, translating to MILLLVMDGFGINEKKEGNAIALAKKPNLDRLLVDYPHTVLGASGLDVGLPEGQMGNSEVGHLNFGAGRIVYQEITRIDKAIQDGSFFKNKVLLEAMNKAKENNSALHLMGLVSDGGVHSSLNHLYALLRLAKDKGVRELYVHAFMDGRDTSPTAGKEYIKRLLEKFREYKVGTLSTVVGRYYAMDRDKRWERVEKAYRAMVYGEGKLTSDPVKAVEESYQEEVTDEFIKPIVVSESGNPLSGRIKEKDVGIFFNFRADRARELSYVLSEKDFKEFDRGNNLTIHLVNLTQYDEKLQTPVAFPPGKLKNILPGVLSKRGLKQLRIAETEKYAHVTFFFNGGEEKPFEGEDRILVHSPKVPTYDLKPEMSAYEVTDKVVQAIESKKYDFILLNYANPDMVGHTGILEAAIKAVEAVDTCVGRVVDAVRNVGSTAMVTADHGNAEMMVDYNNGEPFTAHTTDLVPFILVKNGFNGKLRPRGILADVAPTILYLMGIDKPTEMDGVNLILL from the coding sequence ATGATTTTACTCCTGGTCATGGATGGTTTTGGGATAAATGAAAAAAAAGAAGGGAATGCCATTGCCCTGGCAAAAAAGCCGAATTTAGATCGGCTGCTTGTTGATTATCCTCACACGGTTTTAGGAGCATCAGGTCTGGATGTAGGTCTGCCTGAGGGACAGATGGGGAATAGCGAGGTGGGACATCTTAACTTTGGAGCAGGAAGAATCGTCTATCAGGAAATAACCAGGATAGATAAAGCCATCCAAGATGGCTCTTTTTTTAAGAACAAAGTTCTGCTTGAGGCGATGAATAAAGCTAAAGAGAACAATTCTGCTCTGCATCTGATGGGATTGGTATCAGACGGAGGAGTGCATAGTTCCTTGAATCACCTTTATGCCTTATTGAGATTAGCTAAGGATAAAGGGGTCAGAGAACTATACGTGCACGCTTTTATGGATGGACGAGATACTTCACCAACTGCAGGAAAAGAATATATAAAACGACTTTTAGAAAAATTCAGAGAATATAAGGTTGGCACTCTGTCAACTGTAGTGGGTAGATATTATGCAATGGACCGGGACAAAAGATGGGAAAGAGTTGAAAAGGCATACCGGGCAATGGTCTACGGAGAGGGGAAATTGACCTCTGATCCGGTCAAAGCGGTAGAGGAATCTTACCAAGAAGAGGTAACTGATGAATTTATCAAACCTATTGTCGTCTCTGAATCAGGTAACCCTCTTTCCGGAAGGATAAAAGAAAAAGACGTAGGGATATTTTTCAATTTTAGAGCAGACAGAGCACGGGAGCTTTCATACGTTTTGTCAGAAAAGGATTTTAAGGAATTTGATAGAGGGAATAACCTGACTATTCATCTGGTTAATCTGACCCAGTATGACGAAAAACTCCAAACCCCTGTCGCTTTTCCACCAGGCAAGCTCAAAAATATCCTGCCTGGGGTTTTGTCAAAGCGAGGTCTGAAACAATTACGTATTGCTGAGACAGAGAAATATGCACATGTAACCTTCTTCTTCAATGGAGGAGAAGAAAAACCGTTTGAAGGCGAGGATAGAATCCTGGTTCACTCTCCTAAAGTACCAACTTATGATTTAAAACCGGAGATGAGCGCCTATGAGGTAACAGATAAAGTTGTCCAGGCAATCGAGTCAAAAAAATATGATTTCATCCTTTTGAACTATGCCAATCCGGATATGGTTGGACATACCGGGATCCTGGAAGCAGCCATAAAGGCAGTAGAAGCAGTTGACACCTGCGTTGGAAGGGTTGTAGATGCTGTTAGGAATGTAGGTAGCACAGCAATGGTCACCGCAGACCACGGAAATGCGGAGATGATGGTGGATTATAACAACGGCGAGCCTTTCACTGCCCACACCACAGATTTGGTCCCGTTTATTTTAGTTAAAAATGGTTTCAACGGAAAATTAAGACCCAGAGGCATTTTAGCAGACGTAGCTCCCACGATTTTGTATTTAATGGGAATAGATAAACCTACAGAGATGGATGGGGTAAATTTGATTTTGTTGTAA
- a CDS encoding TIGR02391 family protein, protein MINFKLIGIKLGEGLKYDTSINEINRIATAIFDFPISSHPHGSITSSRSQLIFDWVMTLAERHIADERKFQLLQEFINVLTPENSPLRNLIKETTGIYKFDFWSIIHKDIVSAAKNKFEDGYYADAVESTLKEINIRVKKIVQDKIGQEFDGASLMNRAFSLEHPIIILDDLSSETGKNIQKGYMQIFAGAMTGIRNPKAHENIVIDKERAMHFLFLTSLLMQILDESNY, encoded by the coding sequence ATGATAAATTTTAAACTAATAGGAATCAAATTAGGTGAAGGACTAAAATATGACACTTCGATTAATGAAATCAACAGAATAGCAACAGCCATTTTTGATTTTCCAATCTCGTCTCATCCACACGGAAGTATCACATCCTCACGTTCTCAATTAATTTTTGATTGGGTAATGACTTTGGCTGAACGGCATATCGCTGACGAAAGAAAATTTCAGTTACTCCAGGAGTTTATTAATGTTTTAACTCCAGAAAATAGTCCTTTAAGAAATCTGATAAAAGAAACTACAGGAATTTATAAATTTGATTTTTGGAGTATAATTCATAAGGATATTGTTAGTGCTGCAAAAAACAAATTCGAAGATGGTTATTATGCTGACGCCGTAGAGTCAACTCTCAAGGAAATTAATATTCGTGTTAAGAAAATAGTTCAAGATAAGATTGGGCAAGAGTTTGATGGTGCATCTCTCATGAATAGAGCATTTTCTCTGGAACATCCAATAATAATCTTAGATGACCTCTCATCTGAAACTGGTAAAAACATACAAAAAGGATATATGCAAATTTTCGCTGGAGCAATGACGGGAATTAGAAATCCTAAGGCACATGAGAATATAGTTATTGATAAAGAAAGAGCAATGCACTTTCTCTTTTTGACAAGTCTCTTAATGCAAATATTAGATGAATCAAATTACTAA
- the lnt gene encoding apolipoprotein N-acyltransferase, protein MTYKKTILFIFISSFLFSLSFPPFPAGFFAYFALVFLFFALEDKGGWESFKLGYIWGLVTNVLLLYWITWATLPGILGAILILSLYTAFLFLFYSWVQKTLKEKAVFFMPFLWIMLEYGRSLFEIGFPWLNLSYTQTYYLSLIQYVSIIGNYGVSFWIVWVNVLVYLGVKNFASSRKVLTYAALILLLFLAPFVYGNKVLNQKTDARQVDIALVQGNIPQDVKWDYKLLDYNFQVFTDLTRKIPEKVDLILWPETAAPCYLRAEPKYFSLIKSLSDSLQTPLVLGTNDYSVLGQGNYLYYNSAFYFDPYQNNFAAYNKIHLVPFSEWVPYPKVLGWLYKIKFGLSDYTPGKDYILFENPKGKFPALICFEAVFPDLVRKFVLKGADFVVNITNDGWWGKTAGPYQHAQINVFRAIENRISIARCANTGVSMFVDPYGRITQKTKIYVQDVLTGKIPLRNELTFYTRYGDWFAKGVSLLSILILAYSLLWKVVGDRK, encoded by the coding sequence ATGACTTATAAAAAAACAATCCTTTTCATTTTTATATCATCCTTTCTTTTCTCTTTATCCTTTCCCCCTTTCCCTGCCGGTTTTTTTGCTTATTTTGCTCTGGTTTTTTTGTTTTTCGCTTTAGAGGATAAAGGTGGCTGGGAATCTTTTAAATTAGGTTACATCTGGGGACTGGTCACCAATGTATTGCTTTTATACTGGATCACCTGGGCTACCCTGCCGGGGATCCTGGGAGCTATCTTGATTTTATCTCTGTATACTGCTTTTCTTTTTCTTTTTTACTCCTGGGTTCAAAAAACGCTCAAGGAAAAAGCTGTCTTTTTTATGCCTTTTCTCTGGATAATGCTGGAATATGGCAGGTCCCTTTTTGAGATTGGCTTTCCCTGGCTTAATTTATCCTATACCCAGACCTATTACCTGAGCTTGATCCAGTATGTATCTATTATAGGAAATTATGGCGTATCCTTCTGGATCGTCTGGGTAAATGTTCTCGTATACCTGGGAGTCAAAAACTTTGCCTCCAGCAGAAAAGTATTAACTTATGCGGCTTTAATTCTCCTTCTGTTCTTAGCGCCGTTTGTGTATGGCAACAAAGTCTTGAATCAAAAAACAGACGCCAGACAGGTTGATATCGCCTTAGTTCAGGGGAATATCCCCCAGGATGTCAAGTGGGATTACAAGCTCCTGGATTATAACTTTCAGGTTTTCACAGATCTTACCAGAAAGATACCTGAAAAAGTCGACCTTATCTTATGGCCTGAAACTGCCGCTCCCTGCTATCTGCGGGCTGAGCCTAAATATTTTTCACTAATCAAATCCTTGTCTGATTCTCTTCAGACTCCCCTGGTTTTGGGCACTAACGACTATTCAGTGCTGGGTCAGGGGAATTATCTTTACTACAATTCTGCTTTTTACTTTGACCCTTATCAGAACAATTTTGCGGCATATAATAAAATCCATCTTGTGCCTTTTTCAGAATGGGTCCCTTATCCGAAAGTCTTAGGCTGGCTTTACAAGATAAAATTCGGGCTTTCAGATTATACTCCGGGAAAAGATTATATACTTTTCGAAAATCCCAAAGGTAAATTCCCGGCTTTGATCTGCTTTGAGGCGGTTTTCCCGGATCTGGTTAGAAAATTCGTCTTAAAGGGAGCAGACTTTGTAGTGAACATAACCAATGACGGCTGGTGGGGAAAAACAGCCGGACCTTATCAGCATGCCCAGATAAACGTGTTCCGGGCAATTGAGAATCGGATAAGTATTGCCCGGTGTGCCAACACCGGGGTTTCGATGTTTGTGGACCCGTATGGAAGAATAACCCAGAAGACAAAAATCTACGTCCAGGATGTTTTGACCGGTAAGATTCCGCTGAGAAATGAGCTGACCTTTTATACCCGATATGGCGACTGGTTTGCTAAGGGAGTCTCTCTGCTTTCTATTCTGATCTTAGCGTATAGTCTTTTATGGAAGGTCGTAGGTGATAGGAAGTAG
- a CDS encoding GNAT family N-acetyltransferase: protein MGLELLYLADLDEQKWEELLFNSPLSTFYHKSNWAKLWFSSFVYFTPLFLVYSGENGEYKAGFPFILSDKYRLKRVYSMPFGTYGGMILSKELSSEEAEELYRKIDEELRKLKLASVEVIDFFGQQKNLIQYGYNAVKAYTHLLDLSKYMDDPVHKTKRGAIQAEKKGVKVEPLSSVEKIRDCYNLVLERDKRHGLKRSKFPLGLYENIWNILKSGQELRWSVATVDEQTIAFQINFLFRDTIYYWEGASLSEALNLRPNDALFSDTIQWGIAQGYRYLNLGGSPEKAEGLVRFKEAWGGERKDYLIYSKKKFWYKTAEKLRRLL from the coding sequence ATGGGGTTAGAGCTTCTCTATTTAGCAGATCTGGACGAGCAAAAATGGGAAGAGCTTCTTTTTAACTCTCCTTTAAGCACCTTTTATCATAAGTCCAACTGGGCTAAACTCTGGTTTTCCAGTTTTGTTTATTTCACGCCTCTTTTTTTAGTTTATTCAGGCGAAAATGGAGAATACAAGGCAGGCTTCCCTTTTATCCTCTCTGATAAGTACAGGTTGAAAAGGGTCTATTCGATGCCGTTTGGCACCTATGGCGGAATGATTCTCTCTAAAGAGCTTTCGTCAGAGGAAGCCGAAGAGCTATACAGAAAAATCGATGAGGAGTTAAGGAAACTCAAACTGGCAAGTGTGGAGGTGATAGATTTTTTCGGCCAGCAAAAGAATCTTATCCAGTACGGTTATAATGCTGTGAAAGCTTATACCCATCTTCTGGATTTATCAAAATATATGGATGACCCGGTTCATAAGACCAAAAGGGGTGCAATCCAGGCAGAAAAAAAAGGTGTGAAGGTGGAGCCTCTCTCCTCAGTCGAGAAAATCAGAGATTGTTACAACCTGGTTCTGGAAAGAGACAAACGGCACGGGTTAAAAAGATCGAAATTCCCGCTCGGCTTGTACGAAAATATCTGGAATATTTTGAAATCCGGACAGGAGCTCCGATGGAGCGTGGCAACAGTCGACGAACAGACCATAGCCTTTCAGATAAATTTCCTTTTCAGGGATACTATTTATTATTGGGAGGGTGCCTCCCTTTCTGAAGCTTTGAACCTGAGACCCAATGATGCTTTGTTCTCCGATACTATCCAGTGGGGGATTGCTCAGGGTTATAGATACCTAAATTTAGGGGGTTCTCCGGAAAAAGCAGAAGGACTGGTAAGATTCAAAGAAGCCTGGGGAGGAGAAAGAAAAGATTACCTGATTTATTCAAAGAAGAAATTCTGGTATAAAACTGCTGAGAAGCTGAGACGACTTTTGTAG
- a CDS encoding glycosyltransferase family 4 protein translates to MKLLFLSDARSYHTKRWVNYFADKGYECYLASLEKSQGTRASEIFISPKTEFSFLKYIFALSEIKNLIQNINPDLVNAHFVPNYGLLGALSKRKPLVVSTWGSDILISPKKSPFHRLRAKYVLSKADLVTCDGINLSKGLLELGVPEEKIVLAPMGVERRLLKERSSNGQLKDKAEIIFLSTRSLEPVYDLKTLIEAMPLIIEKTNKKARFWVTGLGSQEQELRKLASKLKVEKNVEFKVYLNREELEELFQKADLYISTSLSDSTSVSLLEAMASGLLPVVTDIPGNREWIEDGKNGFLFTPGNYQALAEKVIWIINNFKETEKLRAENQKIIREKALWEENMAFVELRFLELPRRG, encoded by the coding sequence ATGAAACTTCTATTCCTTTCAGACGCCAGAAGCTATCATACCAAAAGATGGGTGAACTACTTCGCTGACAAAGGGTATGAATGCTATCTTGCATCTCTGGAGAAAAGCCAAGGAACCAGAGCCTCTGAGATTTTCATTTCGCCAAAAACCGAATTCTCTTTCCTTAAATATATTTTTGCCCTTTCGGAGATAAAGAATTTGATTCAAAATATCAATCCCGATCTGGTCAACGCCCATTTCGTGCCAAACTATGGTCTATTAGGAGCATTATCTAAAAGGAAACCCTTAGTGGTCTCAACCTGGGGTTCAGACATATTGATCTCACCGAAAAAATCACCTTTTCACAGACTGAGAGCAAAATATGTTCTGTCTAAAGCTGACCTGGTGACCTGTGATGGAATAAATTTATCAAAGGGACTTCTGGAATTGGGGGTCCCTGAAGAAAAAATAGTTTTAGCTCCGATGGGAGTTGAACGTAGGCTATTAAAAGAACGCTCAAGCAATGGTCAATTAAAAGACAAAGCAGAAATAATATTCCTAAGCACAAGAAGCCTTGAGCCAGTCTATGACTTAAAAACCCTGATTGAAGCTATGCCTTTGATTATTGAAAAAACCAATAAAAAAGCCAGGTTCTGGGTAACCGGGCTGGGCAGTCAGGAACAGGAGCTAAGAAAACTTGCTTCAAAACTAAAGGTCGAAAAAAACGTGGAATTCAAGGTATACCTGAACAGAGAGGAGCTGGAAGAGCTTTTTCAGAAAGCGGACTTATATATCTCAACCTCCTTGTCTGACAGCACCTCAGTTTCTTTGTTAGAGGCAATGGCATCAGGACTTCTGCCAGTGGTAACAGACATCCCCGGCAATCGGGAGTGGATAGAAGATGGAAAAAACGGTTTCCTCTTCACACCAGGAAATTATCAGGCTTTAGCCGAAAAAGTAATCTGGATAATAAATAATTTTAAAGAAACGGAAAAACTCCGCGCGGAAAATCAGAAAATCATTCGGGAAAAAGCCTTATGGGAAGAGAATATGGCTTTTGTAGAACTCAGATTTCTGGAGTTACCTAGGAGAGGCTGA
- a CDS encoding glycosyltransferase — protein sequence MSQDLDNKKKVLIIAYYFPPLGMGGVQRVSKFVKYLPSFGWEPVILTVKDIDYFSRDDSLLKELPESAKIYRTGSFDPLRLSYLIKKIFRTKTSDPERVALRNSQKEKTERFFPRKKRGQNDRFFFSSSRSRGFKPLLKFADLFLFPDNKIGWLPFALIKGIRICKKEKINLLFSTSPPLTCHLVAFFLKKLTGIRWVADYRDSYISYQNAKRPFSLKYLLLKSLQKSFLRRTDGVVSVNQTIAQHLKETYPPVGKIEVITNGYDQEDFEVEVKKNKNIFRIIYFGTFSLDCPAEPFLKALSNLLHQGKISQDKIRFIHAGISIGMNIEKTIEEYGLKEVTELKGYLSHIEGIEKLLESDLALLTISQSVPVISTGKIYEYFGAQKSVLAIAPQDGEAAKLMQSLGAGKVVSPENIPEIEDAILSFYREFEAGRFLFKATPDMTEKYERKYLTSRLACLFDDILKREWIVI from the coding sequence ATGAGCCAAGACCTCGACAATAAGAAAAAAGTTCTTATAATAGCCTATTACTTTCCCCCTTTAGGAATGGGCGGGGTACAGAGGGTTTCTAAATTCGTCAAGTATCTCCCTTCTTTCGGCTGGGAGCCCGTGATTTTGACGGTAAAGGATATTGATTATTTCTCCCGCGACGATTCGCTTTTAAAAGAATTGCCCGAAAGTGCAAAGATTTACAGAACCGGCTCCTTTGACCCTTTGAGGTTAAGCTACCTTATCAAAAAAATATTCAGAACAAAAACCAGCGACCCTGAAAGGGTCGCACTACGAAATTCACAAAAAGAAAAAACCGAGAGATTCTTCCCCCGCAAGAAGCGGGGTCAGAATGACAGGTTCTTTTTTTCATCCTCGCGTAGCAGAGGCTTTAAGCCTCTGCTAAAGTTTGCAGACCTGTTTCTGTTCCCAGACAACAAAATAGGCTGGCTACCGTTTGCTTTGATAAAAGGAATCAGAATATGCAAAAAAGAAAAGATAAATCTTTTGTTTTCCACCTCTCCTCCTTTGACCTGCCACCTGGTAGCTTTTTTCCTGAAAAAGTTGACCGGCATAAGATGGGTCGCAGATTATCGTGACTCATATATTAGCTACCAGAATGCAAAAAGACCCTTTTCTCTGAAGTACCTGTTGTTGAAAAGTCTGCAAAAATCATTCTTAAGACGAACAGATGGAGTCGTCAGCGTAAACCAGACCATTGCACAGCATCTCAAAGAAACCTATCCTCCCGTAGGGAAAATTGAGGTAATCACCAACGGATATGACCAGGAGGATTTTGAAGTTGAAGTCAAAAAAAACAAAAATATTTTCAGGATAATCTATTTTGGCACTTTCAGCCTTGATTGTCCTGCAGAGCCTTTCCTGAAAGCTTTGAGTAATCTTTTGCATCAGGGGAAAATAAGCCAGGACAAGATTAGATTTATTCACGCTGGCATCTCAATCGGCATGAATATCGAGAAAACGATAGAGGAGTATGGATTAAAAGAGGTCACAGAGTTGAAAGGCTATCTGTCACATATAGAGGGGATTGAAAAACTACTCGAATCTGATCTGGCTTTACTGACTATAAGCCAATCTGTTCCAGTCATAAGCACCGGCAAAATATATGAATATTTTGGTGCTCAAAAGTCAGTTCTGGCAATTGCCCCTCAGGATGGAGAGGCTGCTAAGTTGATGCAGTCTCTTGGCGCAGGGAAAGTAGTATCTCCTGAAAATATCCCGGAGATAGAAGATGCTATCCTGTCCTTCTATCGAGAATTTGAAGCTGGAAGGTTTCTTTTCAAAGCAACTCCTGATATGACAGAAAAGTATGAGAGAAAATATTTGACCTCAAGACTGGCTTGTCTCTTTGACGATATATTGAAAAGAGAATGGATTGTGATTTAG
- a CDS encoding glycosyltransferase family 2 protein, which yields MPSLSIIIITWNSEEFIEKCLKSVFDTRGSTDLEVIVIDNASQDTTTKIIEKFKPEVRLICNQANLGYAKANNQGIEVSKGDYILLLNPDVELQENCLKLMLDFLENHKDIDGLAPQLLNPDGSIQPSCREFPDFSILLWELTGLSLLFPKSKNFGGWRKGYFDFQSPREVDQPMGSCLFLRRKVIQKIGAFDEQFPIFFNDVDLCYRIKKSGGKLYFLPEAKALHYKGGSTRQAKPEMILSSHLSFFRFLSKYKNGALNRILLYLSGILLLVTALLRIIFYALRKVFSKS from the coding sequence ATGCCGTCACTCTCAATAATAATCATAACCTGGAACAGCGAAGAGTTTATCGAGAAATGCCTGAAGTCTGTATTTGATACAAGAGGCTCGACAGACTTAGAGGTGATAGTGATTGATAATGCCTCTCAGGACACGACTACGAAAATAATTGAGAAATTCAAGCCTGAGGTCAGGCTGATTTGCAATCAGGCAAATCTGGGCTATGCCAAAGCCAATAATCAGGGAATCGAGGTTTCCAAAGGTGATTATATTCTACTTTTGAATCCGGATGTTGAATTGCAAGAAAATTGCTTGAAACTTATGCTCGATTTCCTGGAAAATCATAAGGATATAGATGGTTTAGCACCTCAGCTTTTGAATCCGGATGGAAGCATTCAGCCATCCTGCAGGGAGTTCCCTGATTTCTCCATACTCCTCTGGGAACTTACAGGTTTAAGTTTACTTTTCCCCAAAAGCAAAAACTTCGGCGGATGGAGAAAGGGATATTTCGATTTTCAATCTCCCAGAGAAGTTGACCAGCCAATGGGCTCCTGCCTTTTTTTGCGTCGAAAAGTTATTCAGAAAATAGGTGCTTTTGATGAACAGTTTCCCATCTTTTTTAATGATGTGGATTTATGTTACAGGATAAAAAAAAGCGGAGGAAAACTGTATTTCCTGCCTGAGGCAAAAGCTTTACATTATAAGGGAGGCTCAACCCGGCAGGCTAAGCCGGAGATGATCCTATCCTCTCATCTGAGTTTTTTTCGATTCCTCTCCAAATACAAAAATGGAGCCCTGAATCGCATTTTGCTCTATCTTTCTGGAATCCTACTTCTTGTGACGGCTCTTCTCAGGATTATCTTTTATGCTTTGAGAAAGGTTTTTTCAAAAAGTTAA